TTTTAGCATCCGAACTAAAATCTTTAATAAATTTAGTTAAATTAGAATCGATTTTAATATCATAATTTTTTAATAAATTAGTTAATACATCGCTAATGATAAAACTTAAATCTTCTGAATTAATAATTGAATTTGTTAGGTTAAGGAAATTATTTTTTAAACTATCTAAATCTAGATGATTTAAAACATTTTTTATAATATCATTAATTGAATTTACATTTTGAAAAGATTGATAATTTGTAATGGTTGCATTTATTGCACTTGTAATAATGTTTTTAAATGAACTATTTTTGGTAATTAAATTAATTAATTTTTTTAATGCTTTATCTGAAATAAAATTATTAACTGATTGACTTGAAGTGTTTATTTCAATGTTATTAAGAGTATCAAAAATTAAATTAGAATCTAAAATATTATCAATAAGTTTTTTTAATAAATTATTATGATTTGTTATTAGTTTTGACTTTGAAACATTTTTGACCAATGAAACAATATTTTTTTCATAGTTTTTGTCATTAAATAATTCGGATAAAGTATCTGTTAAAGAAGCAGATAATACGCTAGAAGGCGACGAAATGCTTGTGGTTGATAAATTGCTTAAAAAGTTTTTTATTAATGTATCACTTAATTTAAATTCTTCATTTAAACTATTTGTTAAATCAAATAAATCAGTAATTGAATTGCTTATTTCATCTTTAGTAATATTCTTAGTTAATTTATGTTTTTGTAAAAAATCAAATAATGAATTACTTAGAAATTTTTTGATTTCTTGATTGGTTAATAAAAATTTAATATTTTCATTAATTAAACTTGCAATTTGAGTATTATTTTCAGTTTTTTTGAAAAATCCCAAAATAAATTCATTTATTGTATTGATATTTTCAAACTCATTAGTTTCGTTTACAAAGATATCGATGAATTTATCGATTAAGTTTTTTAATTCATTTGAGTTTAAATACGTACTTAGTGCTTTGCTTAATTCATTAACATCAATATTAAAACTGGTAAATTTTGATCCAAATATTTCAGTTAAATAGGTATTTAATCTAGCGCTATAAATTTTTAAGAAATTATGAACTATTTCTTTTAAAGCTGCAGTTAATTCAGTTTTTTCATTTTTTAGAAGATCGCTTTTTGCAATTACTTTAATAATAAATGAAAGATTATCAATATTTCCAAAAATATTAATAAAGATTGATTTAAGTGTTTCAAAATTTAAGTTTTTTTGCTCTGCTAAATCATTAAATTGTTTTTGAGCATTAGTGAATAAATCCTGGAATTGTTTGGAATCTAAAATGCTATGAACAATATTGCTAAAATTGTTATTTTTATTTGAGATTTTTTTCTTTAATAGGTTTCTTAATTTTCCATTAGTATCTAATTCATTATAAAATGAATTATTAGTCATAAAATCTAAAAATTCATCAATGTAATATTCAAAAATATGACTAAGTTCTGAAATTCTTTTTGAGAAGTTGCTTGGTGAACGATGTGATTTCACTTTCTTTTCTTCATTAGTTTCGAGATTAATATAATAATTTGAATTTTCACCAATATTAATTAAATCTGAATCAGGTTCAACTTCAATTTGATATTTTGCTGAAATTGCATCTTTATTAATGAATTCATTGGTAAAGTCGTAATCTTTATAGTAATTAAGATTTAAATATGGCTTAGTAATCTTGAGATAAAGATCAAGCGCCATTTTTTTATAGCCCTTTGTTCCAGGATGTATATCTAAAAAGAATGATGTTAAGTTTTTGGCGTTATTATTTCAATACTTATCATTATAAGTATTAACGAAATTAATTTTAGTGTTTGTAGCCACTTCTTGGAGATTATCATTTACAGTATCAATAAAAATATTTGAGATATTCAAATCACCAATGTCTTTGAGCAAGTCCTTTGAAACGTATTGATTTAAAACGTTAAATAAATATTGTAAAGGCATTGGGTATGAAATAAGATTTATATTTGCATTTGGAGCTAAGGTTTTTAAATTATTTATGAAAACAGTTAGTCTTTTTCTAATTTGAGGCAAACTATCTTTGAATAGGTCATTAAAGAAAATAATTGCGTCATTTAAAACAGGCTTTTTAGCTAGGAATTTTTTAACAATTTTTAAAACATCACGGTTTTTTAATGAATCAAAAACTAAATTAAAAAAGTCATTTGCTCCTAAATTAATAGTTACTAAATTAGCTTTTGCTAGATTTTGTTTTATTTCAGTTCTTAGTTGTTGAACATTTGGAAATAACTTATTAAAAGTACTTTCATCAACATTTTTTATTTCTGGATCATTAAATTCAAGTAATTTGATTCAATCAATAATTTTTGAGCCAGATACTGAATAGTTTGTGTATGACTTAACTCTATTTTTTTTATTTAATAATCTAGCTAAAAATGAAGGATATGAAACACCAGAAATTATTCCATTATTTTCAAGCTTACCTTGATAATCTTTATCTAATGAACCATCAAAACCTGCACTAATTGAATCACCTAGCGCAACATATTTAATATCTTGATTTAATGAAATAAATTTATCTGATTTATGACGATAAATATTTTTGATTTGGTTTTGCTGGACATTTGGACCTTTAAAATCATTTTCATTAAGATTTGCAGAACGAGGTGAAATAGCACCATTAGGTAATCCTGGAGTGCCTTTTGCTGAAAGTTGTTGTTTTACTTTGATGTCTTTACCGCCAGCACTAATAGGCGTATCAGAACCAGGCGCTTTACATGCTGTTAAAACACTAGCACTGATAGCGACAGCAAAGATTGATGTAAAAAACTTATGTTTTCTTCTCATAATAACCTCTTTTCGCTTAGGTTTTATATACTACGTATATAATACCACAAATTAATAATTTTTTTAGTTTAGTTTAACAATGAAAAAAACAAAAATATTAATAATTTTAAGCTTTTAAGTATTGTTTTTAAGAATTAAAAAATAATTATATCTTAATATATTAAAAAAATGAATTTAGCTTTAAATTTTTAAATGATTCAAACTTATTGAAATGCTTTAAAAATTAATTGAGCTTTTTGTTTTTTTGAATAAACATTATTAACATTATTTTATTTAATTAAATTTACTTTCAGAGCTATATTTGAGTATTAAAAGTGCCAATATAAAACTGGCACTTTTAAATTTAAAAAATTAATTTAAATAAAATATCAGTAAATGCTTAAAAAATTTTTTAAAAATTATTTAGCAATTTTAGACTTTATTAATTTTTTTAAAAAACATAAAATTAATAAATTGTGAAAATATACTATTTTTTGATCTTTTTATTGGAAGTTTATCCAATTGAATCTCAGTGGTTAAAGTTCGATTATTATAACTATGAGGTGTGATATTAGTTATCATATTAATTCAACAAAATAGTTTATAATTTAGATTTTTAGCCAAATCTAAATTAACCATATCAGATTTTTTAATGTTGATACCTATTATATCATCATTTAAACTATTCTTAAATGAATATGCAATATATTTATTAAGCTCATTATCATTAATGTTGAAATATACATTATTAAAAGTAATTTTAGTTTTGATTATGTTGATAAAGTTTTTAATATTATTTTTTAGTTTTCCAAGACACTCAAATACATAATTTAATAATTTTTGATTAATGGTATCTAATGAATCGCTACCTTCATTAAGCTCCACATAAGTTTTCAAAAGGTATTTAATACGGTATTTAACTTCTTGTTTCATAATTTGCAATTTTTTACTTAAAAATTCTAAAAATTCTTCAAAGTTAAAATTAATCTTTGTGCCATTTAGAATTGTTGAGTTTTTAATTACGTTTAATGAAAAATATTTATCATTTAAATCAATGAATAATTGAGTTTTTTCTGAATCATACTCGCTTGCTAGCAACTGTGAACTGTTAAAAAATGAAATTTTACAGTCTGTATTTTTTTTGATTTCATCGAGATCAATGACTAGTTTCAAAAGAAATTTATCTAATAATTCCTCGTTTTTGATCTGAAAACTTGAAGTATGAATTATTAGGTTTTCATATGTTTTATTTTCCGGAAAATTTTTGTATGTTTTTGAAATTCCATCATTAATTAATTCATATTTATATATGAAAGAATTAAGAATTCAATTACCTTGATTTTGATAAATTGTTTGATTGTGATGTTGTTCTAAAAATAAATCAACAGAAAGGGTTTGATGTTTTTCTAGAACATATGAGTAATTTTCAAAAAAATTATCATCAAAAACTAAATTTATGTATAAATCAGTTTTTTTATCTTTTGATATAGCATTTGAAAATTTATTAATTGTCATTAATAAATCATCATAATTTTTAAATGTTACATAAACATCTTCGTGAATTTTAGTGATATCTTTATTTTTTTGAAGCAATTGTGAGATCAAAATGTCATATTTGCTTATATTGAAATTAACAATTTTTTTATCTCACATACTTACTCCTTTATAGACATTTTTTTAAAATTCTTAACTTAGCACTTTTTGATCTTTTATTTTCATTAATTTCACAAAGTGAAGGTAATAATTGTTTAGTTTGGTACATTTTTTTCACTTGAATCGGCATTTTATCAGGGACATCATTTTTAGTTAAATTTTTAAAGAAATTTTTAACGATTCTATCCTCAATTGAATGAAAAGTTATAATGCATAATGAGCTATTTAGACTTAACATTTCAACAGCATCATTTAGCATTTTTTCTAACGAATCTAATTCATTATTTACTTCAATTCTTATGGCTTGAAACACGGGTTTTGCTAGATTTTTAACTCTTAATAAAGCTGCTGGATAGACACTTTTGATTATTTCAACTAACTCTAATGTATTTGTTATAGGTCGATTTTTAACGATAGCCTTAGCAACTTTATAATGAAGTTTTACATCAGCGTAATCTAATAAAATCTGATTAAGTTTACTTTCAGAGTAAGTGTTAATTAAATCATATGCAGAAAAATCTTGTTGTTGATCCATCCGCATATCTAATTTAGCATCTTTATTGTAACTAAAACCTCTTTCAGGGGTATCTACTTGTGGTGATGAAAAACCTAAATCGGCAATGATTCCATCCACTTTATTGACACCTTTTTTCTTTAATTCTGACTTTATGTTTTGAAAGTCACTTTTAATTAAAGTGTAGTTTTTGCTTATTTTTGATAATTTTTGATCTGCAACTTTTAATGCATAATCATCCTTATCAAAAGCAAATAAATGTCCTGTTTTAAGCTTTTCAAGTATTTTTGCTGAATGCCCACCCATACCTAATGTAAGATCAACGTAAATCCCGTTTTCTTTTATATTTAAGGCATCAATAGTTTCATTAAGTAAGACTGAATAATGAAGTTTTTCCATTATTTATTTGATATTTCTTGAGCTATAGCAGCTAAATCATCAGCGCTATATTCTTTCTCAAAATTATCGAACCTTTCTTTTGATCACATCTCAACAAGTGAACCTGCACCAACAAAAATTATTTCTTTATGGATAGCTAGTTTTTCAACAATATATTTAGGTAATGTCATTCTATTCATAGAGTCAAGTGTTATTTCAAAACTATTACCTAGAATGCTTCTTGTGATAATTCTTGCTCTCTTATCGAACAAGCTTTGATCTTCAAGCATATTTATGTATCTCATAAATTCTTCTTTAGTACGCAAATCAGCATTACCATCAAATCCAATTGATAGCATAAATTTATTTCCTAAATAATCTCTTATTGCAGCTGGCAAAATAACTCTATTTTTATCATCAGCATTTCGAGAATGTTGTCCGTAAATTATATTTACCATTTTCCCCCACTATCCTACTAAATTTTACCACTGATTATCTAGAAAAAGAAAAAAAATTATTTTTTTATGATTTATTTATTTTTTATGTGTTTAATTTGCAAAATTTTCACAATAATCAAACAATATATAATAAATTTTGACTAAGATTGTTGTATAAGTTATTTTTTATAAATTTGTCAAAATAAACAATGCTATAATTATGATGTTTAATTAAATATCACTATTTTGTAATATTTTTTGAAATTATTTTTTTAAAACTTTTGGTCAAAAAATGCAAAAAACATAGTGGTTAGTAGTGTTTTAAGAATAAATAATGATATAATTAGCATTATGTTATTAAGCGGAACAGATCTTACAACGGTATCAAGATTTAAGAATAAGTCACAAAAATTTGCAGAGA
This DNA window, taken from Mycoplasmopsis cynos, encodes the following:
- a CDS encoding MAG3720 family protein; this translates as MWDKKIVNFNISKYDILISQLLQKNKDITKIHEDVYVTFKNYDDLLMTINKFSNAISKDKKTDLYINLVFDDNFFENYSYVLEKHQTLSVDLFLEQHHNQTIYQNQGNWILNSFIYKYELINDGISKTYKNFPENKTYENLIIHTSSFQIKNEELLDKFLLKLVIDLDEIKKNTDCKISFFNSSQLLASEYDSEKTQLFIDLNDKYFSLNVIKNSTILNGTKINFNFEEFLEFLSKKLQIMKQEVKYRIKYLLKTYVELNEGSDSLDTINQKLLNYVFECLGKLKNNIKNFINIIKTKITFNNVYFNINDNELNKYIAYSFKNSLNDDIIGINIKKSDMVNLDLAKNLNYKLFCWINMITNITPHSYNNRTLTTEIQLDKLPIKRSKNSIFSQFINFMFFKKINKV
- the rsmH gene encoding 16S rRNA (cytosine(1402)-N(4))-methyltransferase RsmH, whose product is MEKLHYSVLLNETIDALNIKENGIYVDLTLGMGGHSAKILEKLKTGHLFAFDKDDYALKVADQKLSKISKNYTLIKSDFQNIKSELKKKGVNKVDGIIADLGFSSPQVDTPERGFSYNKDAKLDMRMDQQQDFSAYDLINTYSESKLNQILLDYADVKLHYKVAKAIVKNRPITNTLELVEIIKSVYPAALLRVKNLAKPVFQAIRIEVNNELDSLEKMLNDAVEMLSLNSSLCIITFHSIEDRIVKNFFKNLTKNDVPDKMPIQVKKMYQTKQLLPSLCEINENKRSKSAKLRILKKCL
- a CDS encoding division/cell wall cluster transcriptional repressor MraZ, with the protein product MVNIIYGQHSRNADDKNRVILPAAIRDYLGNKFMLSIGFDGNADLRTKEEFMRYINMLEDQSLFDKRARIITRSILGNSFEITLDSMNRMTLPKYIVEKLAIHKEIIFVGAGSLVEMWSKERFDNFEKEYSADDLAAIAQEISNK